AGAGTTCTATGTTCCTCCTCTCTTTGGTCTTCCAAGTACTCAAACGCCCAGCTCCTACACTTCTTCAACGGGCTATCTTCCTCCTCTCTTTCTACTACTTCCCCctgtccaagaaaaaaaaacaatcaaaaccatgtcatatatatatatatatatatacactacaATTTTACACCCatcaactaattttcttaataataatcTCGTCTACAACAACCTCATGCAAATTACTCAATCCTTCGTCTACAAGGTCGAACCTAGtggtttatataattaaaaagatagcTTGAACCCaggttattatatttttgttttatagagATGAACGTACTTTAATAATAGACAATCATGCTAGAGTCAAATAAGATTacgatgaaaagaaaattattttctaaatattcaACACTAGCTAGAAGCTAAACTCGATACGACGGATTAAGTGAGACCAACAGTTTATTATTAGTTGATTCACATGTTCCGTAGTCTAGGATTGACATTACATATTATGACTAGCTACTACTTTGAAGAGCATAGAGAAACTAGACATGTATATATACATACCCGTTTTGTGGTGTCCATAGTGGTAATTACACAACAACTAAAGGGGGGTGAAGTGGTGAGAGTAGTACGAGGACTATGAGCAAGGCCTAGGTTGTTACGCTTCTGCTTCTGTCTCTCGCGTGCTTTGTGGTTTTGGAACCAATAGAACACGTTCTTCCCTTCGATCTTGCCGTACTTGCTAAGCTGTGCTGTGATCTGCTCTATTTGTTGAGCATTCGGAGTTCGCATCCCTCCTCTGTACAGCATCTCCAATATCCCTATTTGTTCTTGAGTCGGATTCCACCGTGTCCCTCCTGGAATATGCGTTTCAGCCTGTATCATGCatataaaacaacaaaattattaattaaaccaTATTTTTGTATCATATATATGTGCACGTGAATTAAGTGTCACTAGTGTATTACTATGGGTGTTTAACTTAATTAGTTGAGTTGGATGCGTGAGTTAACgggaatttataataattcacacaTACTGCTGCTCAATCAACTTACCTACACTCTCTCGGTATATGTTGCACGAATGTATGGATGATATGCTAcggaacaaattaaattaaagggaATATCAAATTCTCATTAAGAATTAGAATATAGAAGAGATTGTTAATGGACCTGGCCCTGGGGTGAAGATGGGTCTCTCTTATTAGTATTATCATCGGAGGATCCAATTCCAAGTTTTCTGGAGGCACTTTCAGGTTTGATGAAGCTCTTGAGGTCGAAGGTTGTAACAGGATGATGAGGTGGAGAAATGGTGTCGGTGTTGGAAAGCTTGGGGGCAAGGGGGCGTAAGCGTTTGCACCCGAGTGTGAGGGAGGGTTCGTGCTCCCAGAATCCACGTGCGAACTGATGCACCTTCATGCTTAATTTTAGTTACTTACTATACCATATGGTGGAGAACTTCATGATAGGTTGTTTGGTGATTTTATAGAGggaatgatgatgatggtggagGGAGTACAAGTAGAACAAACAGTGATTAAAGTGGACAAAGTGGGAAATGAGGTGTTGCCTGCAACAACCAAGACCAAATCATGAGGTGCAGTTGACTTGGGAATTTCCGACTCTATATTAAACTAAAAGGTGATTCAATTCTAATCAAaagtagaattattttttttaaaaaaatggaactcacagtaaaatctatatataattcattcacaatgataaaaaaaaggatataatatgtgatgttatattttttaggaAGATAATTCTGTTCAGATATCACCATGATGTACAACAGTATACGTATGACTTGAACTCGGAATTACTATCTACTTAAgctaaattgaaataattcatCAACTTATTCACATTACATATAATTAGAGGGCGGACTGTTTTACAAAATGTATTTCtaagtaattatattttatatctatCTATATGAAGAAGAAATTATGTGAGAGTTCTGATACAACATAAATTTGTGGGTTAATAGCTGGTTGATCATGAATTTAAATCTGAAGATACTTTTTTGCATATGTAAGAGTAAAATTGTATACAATAATCctcttttatagttttttttttctatatacatgtaactttaaaatatattacaaaattaaagtaataacTTTTGTTATCTAGCTTCATTTTGTGTTCAAAAGAGATTTTTCTATTTGATTATGAAAGGAATGTCATATGAGAGAGGGCGTGTGTGTGGGGACATGAAACTGTGGATGGATATCATGGGATGTGTACGtggtatatatgtgtgtatggTGTATGTTGGTGTGTGTTGGCCCGTCAAATCgggtcctttttttttttccttttttctttcttgctttcaTGATAATTAGGTGTCCTTGCTTTTCGGTGGCCTCTGTgcccctctctctctttcaagGCGTTTGCTCATCAATTAAAGTGAGTGAAGTGAGGAATGCAAAAAGATTCCTCCAATCCCAAAACTTGAAAATCGAAGCACCCTTTGATCTCTGCTTTTCACGAtacggatttttttttattatataaaaatggacCGGTGAGAGTTCGATTTGGATATGGGCATTTATATGGTGATGAAGTGAAGTGAATGCCGTCTCTGTCTTTTTGAGTGGTAAACTAAATAATGTTCACACTCCAAGAAAATAATCTCACTCAACCAACTGCttatgaatttcattttttttattgtttattttttttcttttttttttaatctatttattcaAACTAACGAATctttagaaaaaggaaaatatttctttaatataaaaaaggttagataataaaaaatatataaatatatattttttattaccaagaagtatatagttttttttttattaatttgacatTCAGTTAATTTATCTTCTACTTAGTTGAttcaatttgatatattttaactaCGAATTCATTTTTAAGATAGAGATACTATTCTAGTTCTTAATTAAGAAACATAAGTCTGAAATTACTTGTGCACTTTTGGctttctttatattttgaaatgataTATATCCGCTCCTTTCCTTTAGCTCCAATTCCCAATTACCACTATTTTATACTCCACATATATTCATGAATATAtaccatatataatatataggcCATGCAATGCATCCATGATTCTGCCTTAATATTTTCGCTTTCTTCAACTTTTTATCCTAATGTTGATTCTGTTGgtgtattattatattttacatatatatatagacgcCAGTGCAGTCAGTAATGTATGCATGTTGCTGTTATAATAATAGGCAAGCAAAATACGTTGATGTGAGGCATGCATATGAACATTTACGAACATATATCTAAGTTAAATATTTGATGGAGTGGGCAATAATTCTCTTCCCGCGTAGGCTGTAGCTTATGATTGAGTCTTGAGCGCAGCTGGCAATTTGGCTCTCacataatatttctttaaaCCAAACGGAGATCTCGTGCATACGTCAACATTCTTCAAGTAATTCAGGTTACGTTTGAATAGTAATTATTACATTTGAATCCTTTATGATAAGTGTGAACAGAAATGAAGTAAAATGAAAGAGTTTGATTAATAGGTAACTAGGTATATACAGTCCATATATAGAAGTTTTTATActgttaattaataaaaaatcatttttagttttacttttaattatgataattatatattataaaagtaaaaaaaaaactcagtaTATGTCATAATTTTGTGATGGGATGAtagtataatttcttttttattattacactGCCACTTTACATATTACTTATTCGAAATGAAAGTATCgttgaatatatataatatcaaatatatagaAGAGAACTttcattcaattatttaaaagttatggAAAATGAATAGATGacatgaattataattttttttatcatattattatctattttatttttgaattttcctccttattttaaagaatatcaatatatttaaattaaatggtgACACAATGacaaaataatagaaatgaATAAACGgctatgttttgaaaaaaaaaaacaagagttaataatttctaaaagtAGCATATCATATGAACTATATCTAGAATTCACATGCATCTTCgtaagaaaatttattaatgGTCATATATTTAGTCATTTCAATGTGAAGAAACGACGAATATATGACAACCGCAAGTGAAAGAGGAAGTTATtgattaataacaataacaatgagTAGCGAGAAGAAAGTAAGAACAAGCAAATACACaatttcataatataaaaataaaaacccaagttgctttgtttcttttatcttctaagtTGGAACAGAAGAAAAGTGACGATGTATGATTGAATTTTTTGGTAAAGATGGTAAGTGGGTGGActaaattaatgtaattatttgttttaatcttCTTCATTATATGATCTTCTTCCACCAGTTCACAAATAAGCTGAAAAATGAATTATAACGAATcactcaaaaatcaaaataggcGCACGAGAGGCACATTCACAGCACACGTGTTTTAGTCAAAATACATTATCACCaatcatcacaatcatgcacCTGCAAGAGAATTATTCCTTTTTTCACTCCAATGGTTATGATTATAAGAATGCCCTTGTGCTACTTGTTTGCCACTTACCAACTCAGTGAGTATTTCACTGACCAAACAGAAACTTTCCACTTCCGGCAAATGCTATCGATCGAGTAGTAAACATAGtaatatatattactattaataTGTATTTTACCTCACATGTTTTAACTTCAAAAACAAAGATTCAAACACCATTCTCACTCCAATGATGACTCAATAAAAACGAAATTTATATCTGCTTTATGAAAGGTGTTATAGCAAAACTATTCCTACGCAAatatatcatttgaattttaaatgaagaaaataattaaataccaCCCATTTGCAAAGACACCATTTGTATAAATGTTTTGGTGATTAGGATTATCTTGATGGTTAAAGTAAAGATAATCGAAataagttttatcttttttaataatattttttttttcatttacatgaTTAGAATGAAACTCCTAAAAATatgcttaaaaaatttaattatttaataattgtgttaaactttgttgatttaatttttaaaatcataaagattgaccttatttaaaatatcaacttttttttaatcatacaaGATTGTGTAAGAAACACACGAAATGCTAACAATTTTCTTATAGAACAATTCTTATAACTAAAGAATCTCTaatgtgtttattttgttttttaatctaCAATTTGGGTCCTTTGATTTTTTCcccatcaaattaaaaaaattccacttttatttttgaaattatattagACTAAGGTGATCAACATATCAGTTTAACacactaatttatttaattgtgaCACAtgataaactataaaaaattaaaatcgttAGTATAAAAAATTGCCTGAAAGGCTAATTTGGTCTAATTGAGACATTTTAAGGACAAACTTTAaacttttatagtttaaaaactaaattgaaacaaaaaatatgaaagatcaaatttgtattttagtctactatttcttatatatatatatatatatatatatataaatcaaagtTGCCAAAAACatccttcaaaaatttaaattcttcataaaaaaacatccaaacaatgaattttagattacaaaaatttaaattctctcataaattatttttgtcaagttaaaattttttatccaaatgcAATCTTATTGTATTGTGCTTGGAATTTCCGGAATctattcatttaatatttttaaattccatACAACCTTAATTTGTTGATGCAATTTTGGCCATCAAGTTAGAgggaaaaaaagattttaaaaaacagataacttttcttatttatatcgtgttttttttaaaagatatataagCAAGCATTGAGTtgcttattaattatttatatcttGTTCAAAGCTGCATTTTGATAATTTGAGAagatgtatataaagaaatagtAAAATTAAGGGAGAAACTGACTAAAAATGTAGTCAACTTATCAGTCGAGTACATATGTAGGATCGATGTGTTAGAACGTACATTGAACTTAATTGTAGGATACTTTATGTAGCTTGGCTAGACTGATAAGAGGGTAGAGAAGGTTGGGGTTTATATTTTCACGTTACTAGTTACTAGAAAAAGAGTAAGATGGGGGAAAACTTAACCACCACTAACTTTAATCTTTTTACCTTTATTTCTTTAGAAGGGTATATATGATTAGACAAGAAGTTATCATTGCAGAAGCTGGCTTTGATAAAAAGCTAGATAGTTGGTTCCCTTTCAAATATCAGATCCACGTTAAAACCCAAATTTTGAAGGTGACGAAAAAGGAGATTCCGAAAGCACATGATGCCAATATAATGTGACTTTCATGTGTATCTGATTGTCACAAATTTTAGCGTTGTTCAAGAATATTGCgacttattggaaataatgttaTGTTGACGTTAAAAAGCTTTTGCTAAGTATATatgatatagtttttttttttatagtaaaatacgattaatttttttatatgatcctactaattaaaataagtttggtAAGGCTTTTTTGCCATTAGTTTGGTAAGGCTGTTATATAACTTACATTGGTTTCTACTAGGATTTACAATacgataaaattaataaaatgcgtATTTATTAAGACAGAttgttttaatagtttttttttttaaaagaaacaaacttCTATTATCTCAGACATAACAATTGGAAAAATACAATGAGAAATACAACAAAAAACTTAGTTGCtaataaataatgttgatgCTCTAGGTAGTGTATGAACGATCGACATGATTAGTTCGTCTCCTAATAAAAtgcttatttattaattaaggcGCATTCTTCTAATAGTTAATACGGTGTTATTAATTTGAGAGCATATACacatgtatattttttcttgagaATACGATCTTCCCCTTCAGATTTAAATCTGTTGTCCCATCTTGTGCTCCCCCAATCAAAATTTGCCATCTCATTTAAAATGACATGTACGATTTGtgtgtaattctcaaattacCTACTTTATCACTTGGCGCTGGCTCTAACAGAGCACTAGATAatgatttactattttgatgcactttaaaaatataaaggattatattaaatttttaaatcatacaatatcaagttaaatataatttaaaacataaagaactaaaaaatatattataacctttttaatttgagacgtttttattaaaaaatttaaaattataaaatatacatgaatatttttttgatattaTAGCTCTGTTAACTCTGATCCTGTTAACTCTGATCTCCTTAATTCTCTCCTAGACTGTAATCCTTGTTAAATTGTGTCCAATCCATTTTCTGCTTACCAGCTCATTTGAACCAAAGTTCTCTACTTCCCCGGTTGGATTTCTTATATACTGTACCGTTTTGTAGTTTTCcagcttttgtttttgttatagaGTCTACGTTGTTCTTTGTTAGGTTTTCAGTGTCTTCAAGTCGTTTATTTGCACCGAAATATCCgctgttattaattattatctctatctcttttttattatttaatttttttgtaatgtctttcttttattatatatagtcacttttagagagtttttttttatatctgttattttaaaaatttatggtgatattattattattattgactttttttttattttctgtttttacctTTGCGCATGATCAATTAATTGGAATTACATGTTCTgatattttactaatttttatttaggattttaagaaaaaactatTTCCTTGAAGTAAATAGGAGAATTGTTGAAGtccaatatattattttaaaaaattaactaggTATCAAACATGTTTGATCAACTTTCGTCATCCATTCAATTCTTGAAAATGGGACTTTAGTggaatttttttgtcaaacgtaactttttttgattatttatagaaaatgaaatattagAAGAGATGATAATAGTTATTACTTTTTTGTCGTTTTGGTTGcagtaaaaaaagttatttttttgctataaaataataagttaaatttGGTAAAATATTGGCATTAAgtataattaaaagtattatacatttatactagacaatgatataaatttaagttaaacaACATGTAACTTTCCCAAGTTGATTTGATTCTTACTTGGGCCTTGTTACTAAATTATAGGATTAATAAGTGATTAATATACTCAAATTAAGATTGAATTGTTTAAATAATATCTGAGTttcattttttagtaaaaataattcttatcaAATTTTACGTTTTTATCAAATTCAGAAttaatcaagatttttttttcaataaatcaagttgagaaaaaaaatgttactaaacATTACACAGATATAATAACTTTGGTCTCGCccccttctttttctcttatgaCAGATGACCCATTTTGAGCGTCAAAAATCGTATCATAATGATATCAAAGTTGACAATTAAGTGGATTATGAGATTGAGGCGATATTTTTTGGCCTCACATATAATACAGATCTGGCTTCTGATTGCACCACAATTTATATCATTTCCCTTCAATCACGACAACACAAGATTTTCTTTCTCCCGTCTACCTATGCCAAAATGTCATACCATTTGACTGAGGTATGTTTTTGGATATGTTCCAATGTCATGCCTATTTATTTgcgtacatataaaaaaaataggccTTCATGATTCTGTTcctattttcattgtttttatattatcattctcTTATTGTAGGCTGGTGGTGTTTCAATTCTAGGTTGCCCCTCTGACAGCTAACCTGTTGTATACAACTAAACTTGTTAACGCATTATAGTCCATGTCATCGCCTCATTTCTATTCATGATtcagttattattttttccaaactaaataaataagagataaaTGGTGAAGAAACTTGCTTATACCAATCATAGACCATGTCACACCGTAGGCTCTTGACAAGCTAAACTGCttaaccttatgttaatttataTGCCGAATAATTTACTGTATTTTGTGAAGATGAAACTCTCTGAATTAATAGAGTAAAGAGGAAGAAGACAAAtatatcttcattttttatttatcaaaatgttgagtgtacaacccttatatatatatatatattaatacaaAATAGATTTAAAAGAACAATAGAAAATGAGTAATTATCAGCTAATctagattttttatatataaaaagtaactAAGTATCAACTGATGTAACTATAACAAATTTATATTCTACTACTCTCCTTAAGATTGGAAAAATATGTTTAGGATAACCATCTTGTACATTTTGGCACCAACAACTGTGGCTTAAACCGTTTTGGTAAacaaattttctaattaattgaaCTGTAGATTTTATTGGAATAAgtcaaatatataaaactatttatcaTCCTTTTTCTTACAACAATGACAATTAATATCTACGGGCTTGGATATTATAAAATGACAGTTAAAATATATAACTGTCACATCATCATATTTATACTGAgaggacaaaaaataatgacaaacaataggcaaaaaaaatactaagagattaaatgtaaattttataaaagaatgagaaactaaaaccataatttattatcaaaagaTTTTACATGTAATCATTATATCAAACTAGAAATTCACATAACAAACTACATAATTATCAACATAGCTCATCACTAATAATAATCCTTGAcaataaagattattttttaatgtatatatatataaagatcaagaacaataattaaaattttgtttatgaactgaaattcataaaaaattattggagGAACAACTTTCACATTTAACCCCTAAACAAAAATAAcgaaaggaggcacatgaaggaCACTTGGTGATGAATATGTAGCCATTTGATTGTGGGCCTGGTTGTCGTTGCGCCGGGACGATTTGTCGTTTAGGAAAATTCTTGAGGTTAGAAATGTTAAGCTTTGGTTTTGAAACT
The genomic region above belongs to Glycine max cultivar Williams 82 chromosome 14, Glycine_max_v4.0, whole genome shotgun sequence and contains:
- the LOC100500674 gene encoding WUSCHEL-related homeobox 4, with the protein product MKVHQFARGFWEHEPSLTLGCKRLRPLAPKLSNTDTISPPHHPVTTFDLKSFIKPESASRKLGIGSSDDNTNKRDPSSPQGQAETHIPGGTRWNPTQEQIGILEMLYRGGMRTPNAQQIEQITAQLSKYGKIEGKNVFYWFQNHKARERQKQKRNNLGLAHSPRTTLTTSPPFSCCVITTMDTTKRGEVVEREEEDSPLKKCRSWAFEYLEDQREEEHRTLELFPLHPEGR